One segment of Streptomyces sp. DT2A-34 DNA contains the following:
- a CDS encoding ATP-dependent endonuclease, producing MSEVLVERFRSCERVRIPLRPEVTVLVGENNAGKSSVIDAIRLLTDPLDGRRVRYFEESDVLKPAAAERGGPSLQLDVADISAQQSGAYLEALLREGDPDSRTARWQVSWTPPQTGGRRGSTAWSQGAGLPVTGEPPARSGVRHVYLPALRDAERELASAGGDRVRMILRGLLGDDTYVDAFVDRIGTELKKVAADPDVVKVSEKINEPLRDLTVGAHPQMSELALAEATFASITRSLRMLLGDASAQPFPLSASGLGYANTLFIATVMAELDAAAEADLTVLLVEEPEAHLHPQLQTLLLRYLQQRARASRRRPACDPAQPAGHLQVVVTTHSPILSAAASVEDLVVMARCPAELSDGWQARPLPIPQLHLSPDRVAIWTATWMPRRAPCCSHRGRSWWRAFPSSCYCPLWPNVSWPPVRTPTLNKTRKHSMRWNGSSAPPG from the coding sequence GTGTCCGAGGTGCTGGTGGAACGATTCCGCTCGTGCGAGCGAGTGCGGATCCCTCTGCGGCCGGAAGTGACGGTGCTCGTCGGGGAGAACAACGCGGGCAAGTCCAGCGTGATCGATGCAATTCGCCTGCTGACGGACCCCTTGGACGGGCGCCGGGTGCGCTACTTCGAGGAATCCGACGTTCTCAAGCCCGCCGCGGCCGAACGGGGCGGCCCGAGCCTGCAGCTGGATGTCGCCGACATCTCCGCACAGCAAAGCGGCGCGTATCTTGAGGCGTTGCTGCGTGAGGGGGATCCCGACAGCCGCACCGCACGGTGGCAGGTGTCCTGGACGCCACCGCAAACGGGCGGACGGCGCGGCAGTACCGCCTGGTCGCAGGGCGCGGGCCTTCCGGTCACGGGGGAACCTCCGGCACGCAGCGGCGTCCGGCATGTCTACCTGCCGGCGCTGCGCGATGCGGAGCGGGAGCTGGCCTCGGCCGGCGGTGACCGGGTCCGGATGATTCTTCGCGGGCTGCTGGGCGACGACACGTATGTTGATGCCTTCGTGGATCGGATCGGCACCGAGCTGAAGAAGGTGGCCGCGGACCCGGACGTGGTCAAGGTCAGCGAAAAGATCAACGAGCCGCTGCGGGACCTGACCGTCGGCGCGCATCCCCAGATGAGTGAACTGGCCCTGGCCGAGGCCACCTTCGCGTCGATCACCCGGTCGCTGCGCATGCTGTTGGGCGACGCCTCCGCCCAGCCGTTTCCTCTTTCGGCCTCAGGACTGGGCTACGCCAACACCCTGTTCATCGCCACGGTGATGGCCGAGCTGGACGCGGCGGCAGAGGCAGACCTGACCGTGCTGCTGGTCGAGGAGCCCGAGGCGCACCTGCATCCGCAGCTGCAGACCCTGCTGCTGCGCTATCTGCAGCAGCGGGCGCGGGCCTCGCGCCGTCGGCCCGCCTGTGACCCGGCCCAGCCGGCCGGGCACCTGCAGGTGGTGGTCACCACCCACTCCCCCATCCTGTCGGCCGCAGCCAGCGTGGAGGACCTGGTGGTCATGGCCCGCTGCCCGGCCGAGCTATCCGACGGCTGGCAGGCCAGGCCCCTGCCCATCCCCCAGCTGCATCTGAGCCCAGACCGGGTGGCCATCTGGACCGCTACCTGGATGCCACGAAGAGCGCCCTGCTGTTCGCATCGCGGGCGATCCTGGTGGAGGGCATTTCCGAGCTCCTGCTACTGCCCGCTCTGGCCCAACGTGTCCTGGCCGCCGGTGAGGACGCCGACGCTCAACAAAACCAGGAAGCATTCGATGCGCTGGAACGGTTCTTCGGCACCACCCGGGTGA
- a CDS encoding aldo/keto reductase has product MTAQLALGTYRCRAIPEAAARAAASGAQWVDTAPNYATGRAQTFLAPALAAHPSLRASTKAGYFTAATGTEAVNAGALTEDQAAAGHSLAPDYVRWQVARNREQLGRDALDLVLLHNPERAYTGDRPALHRAIRDAFAVMEEAAAAGHVTGYGIATWAGLEDEVFTVGELLALAAEAAGGQRHHLVAVQLPVSLVMMTPIAQALHGRGPLPAAAGAGLRVMASAPLHGGELPGMVDQELADLIRPGLTPAQACVLAVASCPGVTDVLIAASSAPHWREVAEAVAQRSLTTAKLREITGVLASP; this is encoded by the coding sequence GTGACGGCACAACTCGCTCTGGGCACCTACCGGTGCCGGGCGATCCCGGAGGCGGCTGCCCGTGCGGCCGCCTCCGGCGCGCAGTGGGTCGACACCGCCCCCAACTACGCCACCGGCCGGGCACAGACCTTTCTGGCCCCGGCCCTGGCCGCCCACCCGTCGCTGCGGGCCTCCACGAAGGCCGGCTACTTCACCGCGGCCACCGGCACCGAAGCCGTGAACGCCGGTGCCCTCACCGAGGACCAGGCTGCGGCCGGGCACAGCCTCGCCCCCGACTACGTGCGCTGGCAGGTCGCCCGCAACCGCGAGCAACTCGGGCGCGACGCGCTGGACCTGGTCCTGCTCCACAACCCCGAGCGCGCATACACCGGCGACCGCCCCGCCCTGCACCGCGCGATCCGGGACGCGTTCGCCGTCATGGAAGAAGCCGCGGCGGCTGGGCACGTGACCGGGTACGGCATCGCCACGTGGGCGGGCCTGGAGGATGAGGTGTTCACGGTGGGGGAGCTGCTCGCCCTGGCCGCCGAAGCCGCTGGCGGGCAGCGTCACCACCTGGTCGCGGTCCAGCTGCCCGTCAGCCTGGTGATGATGACGCCGATCGCGCAGGCCCTTCACGGTCGGGGCCCGCTCCCGGCCGCCGCCGGCGCGGGGCTGCGGGTGATGGCCTCCGCCCCGCTGCACGGCGGCGAGCTGCCCGGCATGGTCGACCAGGAGCTCGCCGACCTCATCCGGCCGGGCCTGACCCCCGCACAGGCGTGCGTTCTGGCGGTCGCGTCATGCCCAGGAGTGACGGACGTCCTCATCGCCGCTTCCAGTGCGCCACACTGGAGGGAGGTGGCCGAAGCCGTCGCCCAACGCTCCCTGACCACCGCCAAGTTGCGGGAGATCACTGGTGTACTCGCCTCCCCCTGA
- a CDS encoding UvrD-helicase domain-containing protein, whose translation MTGPTGPGETTSVLDDAKAQQQAAMAVSAPAFVPACPGAGKTHVITSRHLQSPRRLLRQGRALISFTRVARDQMIRRCRQAGRADLVQAPHFIGTLDSFLWEFLVKPRRAAEPVPRLLESWAGIKATVEGVDREVSLHRFPMTLDPSQSPAREAVAWDKLDYDTRQLIEASTYSQQAWEDKILATRKSWCQQGYFTGHEARVLALWNLHNAEAATGLLGPLCSRFAEVIVDEAQDCSAADLAILRLLHDAGLPLVLVGDPDQAIYAWRGAEPQALGAFAAQLSPTPHRLTGNWRSSPVICHLASTLRTGQRPPDTSVVRDDDIPALLLPTQFAASGSRHLHAPTGTGIVDAFRALAEEYAVPAENCLVTAYKYATLPGITRERPNTNIITSLAWARTVAHTPSASGDDLARACAIAVRVLFGYWYPGETGGPDRIMAAHRLSAGQVNRTAFAFLHSLPPPHKEWGPQVWQAMKAWPALPGAAPQGGKGRPAGKPTLSRPQLATGMRTNIVHQIKGDEADGVLLLLPDAGSVQRWATADPATDEVLRVWYVAVTRARRLAAIALPEDETDALARLLTERQVPVRVV comes from the coding sequence ATGACCGGGCCGACAGGGCCGGGAGAGACAACGTCGGTACTGGACGATGCTAAAGCGCAGCAGCAGGCTGCCATGGCTGTGTCCGCGCCTGCCTTCGTACCTGCCTGCCCGGGCGCCGGCAAGACGCATGTGATCACCAGTCGGCATCTGCAGTCGCCCCGGCGGCTGCTGCGGCAGGGCCGGGCCCTGATCTCGTTCACGCGTGTGGCGCGTGATCAGATGATCCGCCGCTGCCGCCAGGCAGGCCGCGCAGACCTGGTCCAGGCACCGCACTTCATCGGCACCCTTGACTCGTTCCTGTGGGAGTTCCTGGTCAAGCCGCGGCGGGCGGCCGAGCCCGTGCCCCGCCTGCTGGAGTCGTGGGCGGGCATCAAGGCCACGGTGGAGGGCGTGGACCGGGAGGTCTCCCTGCACCGCTTCCCCATGACCTTGGACCCCTCACAGAGCCCCGCGCGCGAGGCGGTCGCCTGGGACAAACTCGACTACGACACCCGGCAGCTCATCGAGGCCAGCACGTACAGCCAGCAAGCGTGGGAAGACAAGATCCTCGCCACCCGCAAGTCGTGGTGCCAGCAGGGGTATTTCACCGGGCACGAGGCGCGGGTGCTGGCCCTGTGGAACCTGCACAACGCCGAGGCCGCCACCGGGCTGCTGGGACCGCTGTGCTCCCGGTTCGCTGAAGTCATCGTCGATGAGGCGCAGGACTGCTCCGCCGCCGACCTCGCCATCCTTCGACTGCTGCACGACGCCGGCCTGCCGCTGGTCCTCGTCGGCGACCCGGACCAAGCCATCTACGCCTGGCGCGGAGCCGAACCCCAGGCTCTTGGGGCCTTCGCGGCGCAACTGTCCCCCACCCCTCACCGCCTGACCGGCAACTGGCGCAGTTCCCCCGTCATCTGCCACCTGGCGTCCACCCTGCGCACGGGGCAGCGCCCGCCGGACACGTCCGTCGTACGCGACGACGACATCCCCGCCCTGCTGCTGCCCACCCAGTTCGCCGCCTCCGGCAGCCGCCACCTGCACGCTCCGACCGGCACCGGCATCGTCGACGCTTTCCGCGCGCTCGCCGAGGAGTACGCCGTCCCGGCAGAGAACTGTCTGGTGACCGCCTACAAGTACGCCACCTTGCCGGGCATCACCCGAGAGCGGCCCAACACCAACATCATCACCAGCCTGGCCTGGGCCCGCACCGTCGCCCACACCCCGAGCGCCTCCGGCGACGACCTCGCCCGGGCCTGCGCGATCGCCGTGCGCGTCCTGTTCGGCTACTGGTATCCGGGCGAGACCGGCGGCCCCGACCGCATCATGGCCGCCCACCGCCTGTCGGCCGGCCAGGTCAACCGCACGGCCTTCGCGTTCCTGCACAGCCTGCCCCCGCCCCACAAAGAATGGGGTCCGCAAGTGTGGCAGGCCATGAAGGCCTGGCCCGCTCTGCCCGGGGCCGCCCCGCAAGGAGGCAAGGGCCGCCCCGCCGGAAAACCCACCCTGTCACGCCCCCAGCTGGCCACCGGCATGCGCACCAACATCGTCCACCAGATCAAGGGCGACGAAGCAGACGGCGTCCTGCTGTTGCTGCCCGATGCCGGAAGCGTGCAGCGCTGGGCCACCGCGGACCCGGCCACCGACGAGGTGCTGCGCGTCTGGTACGTCGCCGTAACCCGCGCCCGCCGCCTGGCCGCCATCGCCCTGCCCGAGGACGAGACCGACGCACTGGCCCGACTGCTGACAGAGCGTCAGGTACCTGTCCGTGTTGTGTGA
- a CDS encoding cupin domain-containing protein, whose amino-acid sequence MTDLSIAACLGEDFLAQALHREYRHVPGALDVAGLMTWDDLNQILAAHRLEPPRMRLSRDGKTLLVGGYTAPVATRRHTVWHRLHPAELHARLEEGASLALDSVDELHPPIARLAEAIERHLRTRVQANLYASWTSTDGFGVHWDGHDTVVVQLDGAKRWRYGTTRPFPLYRDIEDPGEAPSEPVADLVLLPGDVLYVPRGVWHAVSADQGVRSLHVTCGLRTHTATDLMAWVSEQLLTHEDWRRDLPLLASPDVQADAVDGMRKRLAELLDDPTLIARYRAAMDGQAVGRMVPSLPYIDAIPVDGSLRIRLTTARAVLETGEDAVTLSAAGSMYEFAPAAEAVLRPLIDGRTVDLATLAETAGLALEDVAGLVQELVVGQAATVGSLL is encoded by the coding sequence ATGACGGATCTGTCCATCGCGGCATGCCTGGGCGAGGACTTCCTCGCCCAGGCACTGCACCGCGAATACCGCCACGTACCCGGCGCGCTCGACGTCGCCGGACTGATGACCTGGGACGACCTCAACCAGATCCTGGCCGCGCACCGGCTGGAGCCGCCGCGCATGCGGCTGTCCCGTGACGGCAAGACGCTGCTGGTCGGTGGATACACCGCGCCGGTGGCCACGCGTCGGCACACCGTGTGGCACCGCCTCCACCCGGCCGAACTGCACGCCCGCCTCGAGGAGGGTGCCTCGCTCGCCCTGGACAGCGTCGACGAACTTCACCCGCCGATCGCCCGCCTCGCCGAAGCAATCGAGCGCCACCTCCGTACCCGCGTGCAGGCGAACCTCTACGCCTCGTGGACCAGCACCGATGGCTTCGGCGTTCACTGGGACGGCCACGACACCGTCGTCGTCCAGCTTGACGGCGCCAAGCGGTGGCGATACGGCACGACCCGACCGTTCCCGCTCTACCGCGACATCGAGGACCCGGGCGAGGCGCCCAGCGAGCCCGTCGCCGACCTGGTCCTCCTTCCCGGCGACGTGCTGTACGTGCCGCGCGGCGTGTGGCACGCGGTCTCCGCCGACCAGGGCGTGCGCTCCCTGCACGTCACCTGCGGCCTGCGAACCCACACCGCGACCGACCTGATGGCGTGGGTGTCCGAGCAGCTGCTCACGCACGAGGACTGGCGGCGCGACCTGCCCTTGCTCGCCTCGCCGGACGTCCAGGCCGACGCCGTGGACGGGATGCGCAAGCGGCTCGCCGAACTGCTGGACGACCCGACGCTGATCGCCCGCTACCGGGCGGCGATGGACGGGCAGGCCGTCGGCCGGATGGTGCCGAGCCTGCCGTACATCGACGCCATCCCCGTCGACGGCAGCCTGCGGATCCGGCTGACCACGGCCCGCGCGGTCCTGGAGACCGGCGAGGACGCGGTGACGCTGTCCGCCGCCGGGAGCATGTACGAGTTCGCCCCGGCTGCTGAGGCGGTGCTGCGCCCGCTGATCGACGGACGCACCGTCGATCTGGCCACGCTCGCGGAAACAGCCGGCCTCGCCCTGGAGGACGTCGCCGGGCTGGTCCAGGAGCTCGTTGTCGGGCAGGCCGCGACGGTGGGGAGCCTGCTGTGA
- a CDS encoding SMC family ATPase has product MRLHSLHLQAFGPFASRHSIDFDALTTDGLFLLHGDTGAGKSTLFAAICFALYGYPPRERNARLRSDHAPADLLTEVTLETTIAGKRLQIRRVPAQRKPHSRRPGDFVDHKPETDLKQWTEDEHGQGRWEGITSSHKEAGKEIESLLGLNRQQFCQVVLLPQNDFTKFLQADASERRVLLGTLFGTRRFGLIEQFLAERKTTTAKRRDEARADVMRLTERIQQAAGDELDPSTGAPRPDDPATLTDQARLWAAALHRQAVTLQQDATAGTENARQLLADCRTTEQHTRDLHRLQQAHHTAQQELTQLDERTDHYTQLADRHERARTARQLQTVLDDAHTAAREHSLALAADANARALLSAEHASQDGNDLSQAAQQVRGRIGAAQALLPDEAALQQLTDELAVLSKERNELADTVTEAQDWLNGLPQLRETLTARLQAARTAQEASRELTVTLSAVNTQCEAAARRDSLLTQVAVAEEALTKATGILNQAAAAYIDIRRRRTDGIVAELAGRLKDGESCPVCGSATHPAPATPQPGQPTAADEQAAEAAHTAAQQEEKKASQRLGGLEQEAAEARGQAGGDTPLADLTARRTELTDRLRQTLAEAADAGAAEEELTRLQQQQTDRENTRNTAQQRLGAIDATYDSLHTQRETLNRRLAVALGQHATLADRIRHLTQLAEQLETAAECTTALVRTTDDLRTATQRAEQAAQAAGFASPAEATDALLPDDDLARISEEITRWREQRLVLAARLDQPDLKNAAARPPACLEHAVTELEKATTAHSSATAAETKATDRVDALAVLGTQLDAFTASLEPLEAAYRTVDHLHGLISGGSLSNQLRMQLESYVLAARLEEVVDAANTRLTRMSHHRFTLVHSDERAARGAKSGLGLKVLDAWNGHQRHTDTLSGGESFYVSLSLALGLADVVTAEAGGQALDTLFIDEGFGTLDDDTLHQVLDVLDSLRDHDRTVGVISHVAEMRRRITQRLHVRKSPVGSTLVHITEAAE; this is encoded by the coding sequence ATGCGCCTGCACTCCCTGCACCTGCAGGCATTCGGCCCCTTCGCCAGCCGGCACAGCATCGACTTCGACGCCCTGACCACCGACGGCCTGTTTCTCCTGCACGGCGACACCGGAGCAGGCAAAAGCACCCTGTTCGCCGCCATCTGCTTCGCCCTCTACGGCTATCCGCCCCGCGAGCGCAACGCACGGCTGCGCAGCGACCACGCACCCGCCGACCTGCTCACCGAAGTGACCCTGGAAACAACCATCGCCGGCAAACGCCTGCAGATCCGCCGCGTGCCCGCGCAGCGGAAGCCCCACTCGCGCCGCCCGGGCGACTTCGTGGACCACAAACCCGAAACCGACCTCAAGCAGTGGACCGAAGACGAGCACGGGCAGGGCCGCTGGGAGGGCATCACCAGCTCGCACAAAGAGGCGGGCAAAGAGATCGAATCCCTCCTGGGCCTCAACCGTCAGCAGTTCTGCCAAGTCGTCCTGCTCCCGCAGAACGACTTCACCAAGTTCCTGCAAGCGGACGCCTCCGAACGCCGCGTCCTGCTGGGCACCCTGTTCGGAACCCGCCGCTTCGGCCTCATCGAGCAGTTCCTGGCCGAACGCAAGACCACGACCGCCAAACGCCGCGACGAGGCCCGCGCCGACGTCATGCGCCTGACCGAACGCATCCAGCAGGCCGCCGGCGACGAACTCGACCCCTCCACCGGCGCGCCACGCCCCGACGACCCAGCCACCCTCACCGATCAAGCGCGTCTGTGGGCCGCCGCCCTGCACCGGCAGGCCGTCACGCTCCAGCAGGATGCCACCGCCGGCACCGAAAACGCCCGCCAGCTGCTGGCCGACTGCCGCACCACCGAGCAGCACACCCGCGACCTGCACCGCCTTCAGCAGGCACACCACACCGCACAGCAGGAACTGACCCAGCTTGACGAACGCACCGACCACTACACACAGCTCGCCGACCGACACGAGCGCGCCCGCACGGCGAGGCAACTGCAGACCGTTCTCGACGACGCCCACACCGCGGCCCGCGAACACAGCCTCGCCCTGGCCGCCGACGCAAACGCCCGCGCTCTCCTGTCGGCCGAACACGCCTCCCAGGACGGCAACGATCTCTCCCAGGCCGCGCAACAGGTACGCGGCCGCATCGGCGCCGCACAGGCCCTGCTCCCGGATGAAGCCGCGCTGCAGCAGCTCACCGACGAACTCGCTGTGCTCTCAAAAGAACGCAACGAGCTGGCCGACACCGTCACCGAGGCTCAGGACTGGCTCAACGGCCTGCCTCAGCTGCGCGAGACACTGACCGCACGGCTTCAAGCAGCCCGCACCGCCCAGGAAGCCAGCCGAGAACTCACCGTCACCCTCAGCGCGGTGAATACCCAGTGCGAGGCCGCCGCCCGCCGCGACAGCCTGCTCACGCAGGTCGCCGTCGCCGAGGAAGCCCTCACCAAAGCCACCGGCATTCTCAACCAGGCCGCCGCGGCCTACATCGACATCCGCCGGCGCCGCACCGACGGCATCGTCGCCGAACTCGCCGGCCGCCTCAAGGACGGCGAAAGCTGCCCCGTCTGCGGCTCCGCCACCCACCCGGCACCCGCTACTCCCCAGCCGGGCCAACCCACAGCCGCCGACGAACAGGCCGCCGAAGCCGCCCACACCGCCGCGCAGCAAGAGGAGAAGAAGGCCAGCCAGAGGCTGGGCGGCCTCGAGCAGGAGGCCGCTGAAGCACGTGGACAGGCTGGCGGCGACACCCCTCTGGCCGACCTCACGGCCCGACGCACTGAGCTGACCGACCGCCTCCGCCAGACCCTAGCCGAAGCCGCGGACGCAGGCGCAGCCGAAGAAGAACTCACCCGTCTGCAACAGCAGCAGACCGACCGCGAAAACACCCGCAACACCGCACAGCAGCGCCTGGGCGCCATCGACGCCACCTACGACAGCCTGCATACCCAGCGCGAGACTCTCAACCGGCGCCTGGCTGTCGCCCTGGGCCAACACGCCACGCTCGCCGACCGCATCCGCCACCTCACCCAACTCGCCGAGCAACTCGAGACCGCAGCCGAGTGCACCACCGCCTTGGTCCGCACCACCGACGATCTGCGCACCGCCACACAACGCGCCGAGCAGGCAGCCCAGGCAGCCGGATTCGCTTCACCAGCCGAGGCCACGGACGCCCTGCTGCCCGACGACGACCTCGCCCGGATCAGCGAAGAGATCACCCGCTGGCGCGAACAGCGCCTCGTCCTGGCCGCCCGCCTTGACCAACCCGACCTCAAGAACGCCGCCGCCCGGCCTCCCGCATGCCTGGAGCACGCAGTGACGGAACTGGAGAAGGCCACCACCGCCCACTCCAGCGCCACGGCTGCCGAAACCAAAGCCACCGACCGCGTCGACGCCCTCGCCGTACTCGGCACCCAACTCGACGCCTTCACAGCGAGCCTCGAACCGCTGGAGGCCGCCTACCGCACCGTCGACCACCTCCACGGCCTGATCAGCGGCGGCTCGCTCAGCAACCAACTCCGCATGCAACTGGAGTCCTACGTCCTGGCCGCCCGCCTCGAGGAGGTCGTCGACGCAGCCAACACCCGCCTGACCCGCATGTCGCACCACCGCTTCACCCTCGTCCACTCCGACGAACGGGCCGCCCGCGGCGCCAAATCCGGCCTGGGCCTGAAAGTCCTGGATGCCTGGAACGGACACCAGCGCCACACCGACACCCTCTCCGGCGGAGAATCCTTCTACGTCTCCCTGTCCCTGGCCCTGGGCCTCGCGGACGTCGTCACCGCCGAAGCTGGCGGACAAGCACTCGATACGCTCTTCATCGACGAAGGCTTTGGCACCCTCGACGACGACACCCTCCATCAGGTCCTCGACGTCCTCGACTCTCTGCGTGACCACGACCGCACCGTGGGCGTCATCAGCCACGTCGCCGAGATGCGCCGCCGCATCACCCAACGCCTCCACGTCCGTAAAAGCCCCGTCGGCTCCACCCTCGTCCACATCACCGAGGCAGCCGAATGA
- a CDS encoding exonuclease SbcCD subunit D, whose translation MRFLHTSDWHLGRRFHGEDLIDHQRKVLAHICATARTEQVDALLIAGDIYDRAIPSLDAARLFNWALHELADLGIPTIMISGNHDSAHRLGIGSGLYAKAGVHLRTDLAEASRPVLMADAHGPVAVYGVPYLHPTLVSEQMQVEIPSHQAVLTAALDSIRADLATRPDDTRAVVLAHAFITGADSCDSERDISVGGVAHAGAAVFDGIHYTALGHLHRPQAVSDRIHYSGSPLAYSFSEAGHTKSLALVDLAADGTPTVTHQDIPTNLHLPLARLTGRLEDLLSDPAHAPLTDAWLHATLTDPARPYEAMSRLRQRFAHTLDMKHEPAAIPAQATDTPTYRDRVRGRGDLEITHDFITAVRGSAPTDDEQALLWEAVDHMHVHAQQKETV comes from the coding sequence ATGAGGTTCCTGCACACTTCGGACTGGCATCTGGGCCGTCGGTTCCACGGGGAAGACCTGATCGACCATCAGCGCAAGGTTCTGGCCCATATCTGCGCAACCGCCCGCACCGAACAGGTCGACGCTCTGCTGATCGCGGGCGACATCTACGACCGCGCCATCCCGAGCCTGGACGCGGCACGTCTGTTCAACTGGGCCCTGCATGAACTCGCCGACCTGGGCATCCCCACGATCATGATCAGTGGGAACCACGACTCCGCCCACCGCCTCGGCATCGGCTCCGGCCTGTACGCCAAAGCCGGCGTGCATCTGCGTACTGATCTCGCCGAGGCGTCCCGCCCCGTCCTGATGGCCGATGCCCACGGCCCGGTCGCCGTCTACGGCGTGCCCTACCTGCATCCCACCCTGGTCAGCGAGCAGATGCAGGTGGAGATACCTTCCCACCAGGCCGTTCTCACCGCGGCCCTGGACAGCATCCGCGCCGACCTCGCCACCCGCCCAGACGACACCAGGGCCGTCGTCCTGGCCCACGCGTTCATCACCGGCGCGGACAGCTGCGACAGCGAACGCGATATCAGCGTCGGCGGCGTCGCCCACGCCGGCGCCGCCGTGTTCGACGGCATCCACTACACCGCGCTCGGCCACCTCCACCGCCCCCAGGCCGTCAGCGACCGCATCCACTACAGCGGATCCCCGCTGGCCTACTCCTTCTCCGAAGCCGGCCACACCAAATCCCTGGCCCTGGTCGACCTGGCAGCCGACGGCACGCCCACCGTCACGCACCAGGACATCCCCACCAACCTGCACCTGCCGCTAGCCCGGCTCACCGGGCGCCTGGAGGACCTGCTATCCGACCCCGCCCACGCACCGCTGACCGACGCGTGGCTGCACGCCACCCTCACCGATCCCGCCCGCCCGTACGAGGCGATGAGCCGCCTGCGCCAGCGCTTCGCCCACACCCTCGACATGAAGCACGAACCCGCCGCCATCCCCGCCCAGGCGACCGACACCCCCACCTACCGAGACCGGGTCCGCGGCCGCGGCGACCTCGAAATCACCCACGACTTCATCACCGCCGTCCGCGGAAGCGCCCCCACCGACGACGAGCAAGCCCTGCTGTGGGAAGCCGTCGACCACATGCACGTGCACGCCCAGCAGAAGGAAACCGTCTGA